The following proteins are encoded in a genomic region of Diabrotica virgifera virgifera chromosome 1, PGI_DIABVI_V3a:
- the LOC114340794 gene encoding larval/pupal cuticle protein H1C-like, which yields MFKLVVLFALVALTVAKPSGVYLESPLVETYSLPVVSSGVSHTYRKDVISEPAVVAYSAPAVVSAPVVQEVVAPVVTKVASPVLAVPSAVSHTYRKDVISEPVVAVHSAPTVVASPVVEQVVAKVAVPSAVSHTYRKDVISEPVVAVHSAPAVVASPVVEQVVAKVAVPSAVSHSYRKDVISEPVVAVHSAPVVAEVASPVVAAHYSAPVALSSAVSHSYRSDLHQPIVASYSLPAVEYSHVGHVAPVAYSAHVPAVHAW from the coding sequence ATGTTCAAATTGGTGGTGTTGTTTGCTCTCGTAGCCCTTACCGTTGCTAAACCCAGTGGTGTGTACCTAGAAAGCCCATTAGTCGAGACGTACAGTTTACCAGTAGTTTCTTCCGGCGTCAGTCACACATACAGGAAAGATGTCATTAGTGAACCTGCCGTAGTAGCCTACTCTGCTCCTGCTGTAGTCTCCGCCCCCGTCGTTCAAGAAGTTGTAGCTCCAGTAGTAACCAAAGTAGCTTCCCCAGTTCTAGCAGTTCCTTCAGCTGTCAGCCACACCTACAGAAAGGATGTCATCAGTGAACCCGTCGTTGCTGTCCACTCTGCTCCAACTGTAGTAGCTTCCCCAGTTGTTGAACAGGTTGTAGCTAAAGTAGCTGTACCATCTGCAGTTAGCCACACCTACAGAAAGGATGTCATCAGCGAACCCGTCGTTGCCGTTCACTCTGCTCCCGCTGTAGTTGCCTCTCCAGTTGTTGAACAAGTAGTAGCTAAAGTAGCTGTACCATCTGCAGTTAGCCACAGCTACAGAAAAGATGTCATCAGTGAACCCGTTGTGGCTGTACACTCCGCTCCAGTAGTGGCTGAAGTTGCTTCCCCTGTGGTTGCTGCCCATTACTCAGCTCCCGTTGCCTTATCTTCCGCTGTAAGCCACAGTTACAGAAGTGATCTCCACCAGCCCATTGTTGCCTCTTACTCTCTCCCAGCTGTAGAATATTCCCATGTTGGACATGTTGCCCCAGTTGCTTATTCTGCTCACGTACCTGCTGTTCATGCTTGGTAA